The segment TCGATCGGATCAAGCACCCAGGTGAGGCCGCTTTGCCCCGACTTTGGGCCGAATTCCTCGCCCAGGATGCCATCCTGCGGCCGCAGCCGCTCAAGACAGTCACGCATCGCCTGTTCGGCCGCGCGATCCGCCACGGTGACGGGGTCGAACCCGGTGGTCAGCTTGTTTTCCGCCATGAGCGTCGCGCTGCGAAAATGCGGCAGAATCACCGCGCGCGCAGCATCGGCAAGTTCGCGGGCACAGGCCAGCACAGTCGGGTGGTCGCTGATGGGTAGGACAGTCATGGCAACTCCTGCGGCAAGATCACAGATCCGCTACCGCAGGGCGTAGGTCATGTCCAAGACAATCCGCAATGCCGTCAGACATTGCACGATTTCCGGGAGAACGCGCCTTGTCAGGCGACGTCCGACAGAACCCTTGCGAGTTCGAACAGGCGGCGGCGCTGATTTTCCGGGATGGCGTAGTAAGAGCGCACAAGATCAAGCGCCTCTTTGTCCCCCAAAAGATCGGCCGGGACGGCATCATGCAATGGCGAGACGTTTGACCCTTCGACTTCAAGCCCCTCGAAGAAAAAGCTTACGGGCACTTCAAGTGAATCGGCGATGTCCCACAGGCGGGATGCACTGACACGATTCGCGCCAGTCTCGTATTTCTGGATCTGCTGAAATTTAATTCCAACCCGTTCGGCAAGCTGTTGCTGGGTCATGCCCACCAGCCAGCGACGGTGGCGTATACGTTTTCCGACATGCATATCTACGGGGTGCGTCATATGGGTAAACTTCCTTCAACTAAGGTCAACATTGATCATCATTAAGCGGCCAACCAGCATGGTTCGTTCGAACAAAACCGTCAGCCATGTCGCTGTGCACCCCCACAGCCTGCATGAAATTACATCTAAAAACTTTGTCGAAGCAAGAAAATACAGGTCCCCTTGGTTTATTTGGTTAATTGAATGCACTTCCTGCGCGAGAAATACACACACCTCGCCGCGCTGAAATTGCGCAACCACCCTGACCTAAGTATTTGACCTTTTGGTGCAAAAACGCCTAGCTAGATAGAAATGGACAGGAGATTTCGATGCGCGCCTTCCAGGTACAGTCTCATGACGAACCTCCCCGCTTTTGCGGCATTTTGCGGCCCGAAGCGGGTGAAAAACAGATTCGCGTGAAGGTTGAGGCCTGCGGATTGAACTTTGCCGACCTGCTGATGATGACCGGCACATATCAGGATACGCCCCCCCTGCCCTTCACATTGGGCATGGAAGTCGCGGGTCGCATTGATGCCATCGGTCCGGGCGTTGATGGCTTCGCACCCGGTGATCGCGTCGCAGTCTTCGGCGGGCATGGCGGTCTGGCAGAGTACGGCGTCTTTGATGTTGGGCGCGCGGTTAAGCTGCCAGCGGGAATGGGCGCGGTATCCGCCGCCGCGTTCCAGATCGCCTATGGCACCAGTCACCTGGCACTGGCGCACCGCGCACGACTGCAACCGGGCGAGACGCTGCTGGTGCTGGGTGCGGCGGGCGGCGTCGGCCTGACCGCGGTTGAGATCGGCAAACGTCTGGGCGCCCGTGTCGTGGCCTGCGCCCGTGGCACCGACAAGCTGGACGTCGCTCGCGCGGCAGGAGCTGATCACCTGATTGACGCCGACTCAGGTGACCTGCGCGCGATCATGAAATCGCTGGGCGGCGCGGACGTGGTCTATGACCCGGTGGGTGGCACCCAATTTGCCGATGCGTTTCGCGCCTGCCGACCTGAGGCAAGAATTCTCACAATCGGCTTTGCCAGCGGTGAGGTGCCTCAGATCAAGGCGAACCACCTTCTGGTCAAGAATATCACGGTGCATGGTGTCTACTGGGGCGGATATCTTACCTTCCAGCCCGAGGTGGTCACCGACAGCCTCGCCACTTTGCTGGGCTGGTTTGCCGCCGGTAAAATCGCCCCGCATGTGAGTCACGTTTTACCGTTGGATCGCGCTGCCGAGGGGCTGGAGTTGCTGCGCACCCGCAAATCGACAGGTAAGGTCGTGATACAGATTGCCTGATGTTTCTGCTGTATAATACTGATATTGCATCGAAACCTACCGAAACTGCGCGCTGGTCCCTATAGAACAGAAAAGCCCTGTCGGATCATCGTTTTGAGTTCTTCCACAACTTCGCGCCGCGCGGTTGACCCGTAAAGGTTGATGTTGATAATTCCCAAATCCGGCAGCGACCCAACCGGATCGATGTGAACCAGATGCGGTGGCGCGTGACCTTCGAGCATCGAGGTAATCGCCAGATCAGCACTGACTGTCGCCTCGATTGTGCGATCCGATTCACTGTCCACCGCCATTTCCCACGCGATGCTCAGCTCGTCCAGGCGACGCAACGCGCCATTGCGAAAGGTGCAATACCGGCAATAGGCCAACCGCAGTGGGCGCTGTTTCCATGCTATTCCGCCGGGCGCGCCGATCCAACGCAGCGGCACTTCGGCCAACGTTTCGCCGCCGGTGCGCAGCCCGCCTTCGGTGGTCAGGATCACGTCAATCTCGCCGCGCCGGTACTGCTCGAGCAGCGAGCTGGTGTAAGACGACACTAACTGCACCCGCACCCGCGGATAGGCGGCGCCCATGCGTTGCAGCACCTGCGGGATCACAGGGTAAACAATGTCATGTGGCACCCCAAGCAGGACTTCGCCCTCGAACGCCTGATCCGTCAACCTGGCATATATTTCGTCATTCAGGTCGACCATCCGGCGGGCATATCCCAGCAACTGTTCACCCGAGGCCGTCAGACTCACCCCCCGGCCCGACCGATCCAGCAATTGCAGGTCCAACATCTCCTCTAGCCGCTTGAGCTGCATCGACACGGCCGATTGCGTCAGGTTTAGAAACCCCGAGGCGCGAGTCACCCCACCGGATTGTGCCACCGCAAGAAACGACCGCAGCGTTGTGATGTCGAGATTACGCATTCATCACGATCCTTGATGTTATCATTCAGAAACATTCGTTTCACAGATGTGTAGCGCAAAGCATATACATCAGACAACAAGATTCATTCCCGTCAACTCATCACAACTCATGAAGGATACTGCTATGTCCCTGACAACCGCATTCTCCCGCGCCGTACCCCACACGCGGACCAGCTTGTTCGACATCCTGCTTTCGCTGGACGCGCTGCGCCGTCAGCGCCGCCAATTGGCAGCACTTGACAATCATGCGCTGGCCGATCTGGGCCTCACCCGCAGCCAGGCCCAGACCGAGGCCGCACGCCCGGTGTGGGACGCTCCGGCAATTTGGAAACAATAGTCATCGGTTTTCCATCGAAATACCGGTCATACAGCTTGAAAACACAGACACTATCGCCAATATCGTAGATAGATGTCGGAGCGTTCCGACTGCTGGTTCATTTCGGAGGATTCAATGGCTGAATACAATACGATCCGGACGGCGGCTACGGGGACCCGCGCCGCTCAGATTGATGAGGGCCTGCGCGCCCACATGAACAAAGTCTATGGCACGATGTCGGTGGGCATGCTGCTCACAGCTCTGGCCGCGTGGGCTTTGTCGGGCTTGGCAGTGTCGGATGTTCCGACCCCCTACCAGATCGGCGCTGAAAAATGGCTGACCTCGCTTGGTCAGACCCTGTATCTGTCGCCGCTGAAATGGGTGGTCATGTTCGCGCCGCTGGCATTTGTCTTTGGCTTCTCTGCCATGGTCAACAAAATGTCTGCCGCCACAGCGCAACTGGTGTTCTACGCCTTTGCCACGGTGATGGGTATTTCGCTGTCGTCGATCTTTCTGATCTATACGTCGACTTCGATCGGGCAAGTCTTCCTGATCACGTCCATCGCCTTTGCCGGCCTGTCGCTTTACGGCTACACGACTAAAAAGGACCTGTCCGCAATGGGCACATTCCTGATCATGGGCGTGATTGGTCTGTTGGTGGCGATGGTCGTCAACATCTTCCTTCAGTCGGCCGCCATCACCTTTGCCGTGTCGATCCTTGGGGTGCTGATCTTTGCCGGCCTCACAGCCTATGACACCCAGAAGATCAAGACGACTTACGTGCAATACGCACAGTCGGGTGACAGCGAATGGCTGGGTAAGGCCGCGATTATGGGCGCGCTGAACCTCTATCTCGACTTCATCAACATGTTCATGTTCCTGCTGCAGCTGTTTGGCAATCGCCAGTAAATCGCAGCATCCGCGAACAAGACAAGGGGCCGGTCGATTGACCGGCCCTTTTGCGTTCGTAAGCTATCGCAATGTCAGGTCCACAAAATGACGGCACGCCACGACTCAAACAGTCGCCCGGTGCATCGCCAGCATCACACGCCCCAGTGCCCTGGCAGAGCATCTGAGCCGATTGCACCGCCCTGTCACCTCTTGGGCTGGCAGGCGCAGGCGCCCCCGCCCAGACGACCGCATCCCGATCACCGTCGGCAAACGCAAAAACGCCGCGCTGACCTGTTGGCCGACGCGGCGAAACTGTCCCTCGAAGACAGCGAGGCGATCTTACTTGATCTTGCCTTCTTTGTACTCAACATGCTTGCGCACGACGGGGTCGTATTTCTTGACCGCCATCTTTTCGGTCATGGTGCGTGCGTTTTTCTTGGTCACATAAAAGTGGCCGGTGCCTGCGGTCGAATTCAGGCGGATTTTGATTGTGGTAGGCTTCGCCATGGTCTGTCTCCTGCAACAGGCCACTCCGGCCCGTGAAATCTCTGAACCCCGGCTTTTACGCAGACAGACGCCGGTGTCAACCGGACTCTGCAGGGAATCTGTGCGCGGAGGGCCTGTAAGCCGGATTCTGTCTGCGACAGGTTGCCCTGCCGGAGATGACCATTCCTCTGGGCCACGCATTGCTACGTGGCTCAAGCTGCCAACCCGGACCCCTGGGCAGAAGCGGCCCTGCGATGATATCCGGTTTCCCGGATCAATCCCGCGCGGGGTCCCTATTCGGCGTTGCTCCCGGTGGGGCTTGCCATGCGAGCGCTGTTGCCAGCCCCCCGGTGGGCTCTTACCCCACCGTTTCACCCTCACCCGTCCACAATCCCCCTCGATTCGTCCCCGGCTTGCGCCTGAAATCCACCTTGGGTGCGACGGGCAGTCTGTTCTCTGTGGCGCTATCCGTCAGGTTGCCCTGCCCGAGCGTTACCCGGCACCGTTTCTTCTTGGAGTCCGGACTTTCCTCGACAGGGTTGCCCCTGCCGCGGCCATCCAGCCCTCCGCGCAGGTTGCCCATAGGCCCTGCCCCCGGCGCGGTCAATGGTCAACGCAGATGAGGATCGGCCCTAGTAGCCGCTGTCCGAAGTCAGCACAAAATGCCCTGGATCGACCTCGGCATATTCGGATTTTGTCGGCTGGTAAGTCACCGGGTGGATCGGCGACGGGATCGGCTTGAAATTCAGATCCTTTTCTGACTTGCGCCGACGCGGGTCAGCGATGGGAACCGCCTTCATCAGCGCCTGAGTGTAGGGATGCTGCGGGTTCTCGAACACCGCCGCACGTGGGCCAAGCTCGACAATCCGGCCCAGATACATCACGCCGACCTTGTGGCTGACCCGTTCGACCACAGCCATGTCGTGGCTGATGAACAGAAATGACAGCCCCAGATCGGCCTGCAACTCCAGCATCAGGTTCAGCACCTGCGCCTGCACCGACACATCCAGCGCCGACACGGCCTCGTCCGCGACGATCAGTTTCGGGTTTAACGCCAGCGCGCGGGCAATGGCGATCCGCTGGCGCTGACCACCCGACAACTCGTGCGGAAACCGGCGCATAAAGCTGCGCGGCAATTCGACCCGGTCAAACAGCATTGCCACCCGATCCTGCAGTGCGGATCCCGAATGGGTGCCGTAATTGCGCATCGGCTCGGCCACCTGGTCCGACAAATGCATTTGCGGGTTCAGCGACGCAAACGGGTCCTGAAACACCATCTGCATGTCCAGCCGCGCCTGACGCAGACCCTTTTGGTCGAGCGCCATAATGTCGGTGCCGTCCAGATCAATTGTACCCGCCTGAGGTTCGACCAGCCGCAGGATCGACCGGCCCGCGCTGGATTTGCCACATCCGGATTCGCCCACCAGCGACAGCGTCTGCCCGCGTTGGATATCGAATGACAGATCCTCGACCGCATGGACATTGGCCACCACCTGACGAAAGAACCCGCCGCGCACCGGGAACCGGGTGGTGAGTCCGCGCACGCGCAGCAGCACCTCGTCACTGCCACGGATCGGCACCGGTTCGTGCGCGTCCGACCCCAGCAGCTTCATCGGCTCCGGCAGTGCCTTGCCTTTCATCTCACCCAGCTTGGGAACAGCGGCCAGCAAGGCCCGCGTGTAAGGATGCTGCGGGTTCTCAAAGATTTCTTCGACGGTGCCCTCTTCGACCTTGTTTCCACGGAACATCACCACCACGCGGTCAGCCATCTGCGCCACAACCGCCATGTCATGGGTGATAAACATCACCGCCGTGCCGGTTTCGCGTTTCAGCCGGTCGATCAGTGCCAGAATTTCGGCCTGAATCGTCACGTCCAGCGCGGTCGTCGGCTCATCCGCGATCAGCAGGCGCGGTTTGCAGGCCAGCGCCATGGCGATCACCACACGCTGACGCATGCCACCTGACAATTCGTGCGGATATTGCTTTAGCCGACGCTCGGGCTCGGGGATACGCACCTCGCGCAGCAACTCAAGCGCCCGCGCCACCGCCTGCGCCTTGTCCATGCCGCGATGCACACGCAACCCTTCTGTCAACTGTCGCCCCACGGTAAACACCGGATTGAGCGCCGTCATCGGTTCCTGAAAGATCATCCCGATCTCGTTGCCACGAATTGTGCGCATCAGATCCTGATCGGTTTGGGCCAGATCAATCTCGCCCCCGTCCTTGCGATCGAATAGCAGGCGCCCGCCCGCGATTTCCCCGCCGCCGTATTCGATCAACCGCATCAGAGACAGGCTCGACACCGATTTCCCGGATCCCGATTCACCCACGACACAGACGGTTTCGCCCGGCCCAATCTCGAACGAGACGTCTTCGACCCCGACAACGGGTCCGTCCTTGGTTTCGAACACTACCCGAAGGTTTTCGATTCGCGTGATCGCCTGGTCGAGCATTCCGGCCTCCTGCCATGCTGCGGTTGGCAAGGCTAAGGCCAGCCTTTGCAGACTGTCAAACCCCGAGGACCGGTTTCCGTCAGGCAAACGCTTGCAATTTCCCAAAAGTCTGCTTCGATAAGCGCACCGTGGGGAAGAATTCACCGTTGCATGACCAGACAGGCAAACGTTGCCACCCTCAGTCATGTGCGGCCAGCATCTGCCCCACCCGATAAGCGAGAGATACATCGCGACCAACATGGAGACAGATATGAAACTCAGAACCCTAATGCTCGGGGCCGCTGCGTCCTTTGCGCTGGCGCCCGCCGCCATGGCCGAGCGCGGATCGGACGGCGAAGTCAAGATTATCTACTGGCAGGCCGCGTCGATCCTGAATCCGTATCTGTCGGGCGGCACCAAGGATATCGAAGCTGCCTCGCTCGTGATTGAACCGCTGGGCCGCTATGATCCCACCGGCGTGCTTGTCCCCTTTTTGGCCGAAGAAATCCCGACGGTCGAAAATGGCGGCGTAAGCGAGGATCTGACCTCGATCACCTGGAAGATCAAAGAGGGCCTGCTGTGGTCGGATGGCACACCTTTCACCGCTGAGGATGTCAAATTCACCGGCGAATATTGCATGGACCCCGAAGGCGGCTGTGCACAGCTGGCAAAATATACCGGCGTTACTGCGATCGATGTGATTGACCCGCTGACGGTCAAGGTGACGTTTGGCGCGCCGACCCCGAACCCCTACGGTCCGTTCATGGGCGGCCAGTCCCCGATCCTGCAAAAGGCGCAATTCGAGAACTGCAAAGGCGCGAATGCCTCGTCCTGCACCGAAGAGAATTTTAACCCCATCGGCACCGGCCCATTCTCCGTCGTGGAATTCCGTCCAAACGACGTGATCACGATGGAAGCCAACCCGAACTACCGTGACCCGGCCAAGCCCGCCTTTGCCACGCTGACCTTCAAGGGCGGCGGCGATGCCAACGCGGCAGGCCGTTCGGTCATGGAGACCGGCGAATACGACTACGCCTGGAACCTGCAACTGGCGCCCGATGTTCTGGCCGCGATGGCCGAAGGCGGCAAGGGCACCCCGGTCGCAGCCTTTGGCACTCTGGTCGAGCGGATCGAGATGAACATGACCGATCCGTCCCCCGATCTGCCCGAGGGCGAGCGGTCGACCGTCGCGCATCCCCACCCGATCCTGTCGGACTTCAAGGTGCGCAAAGCGCTGTCGATGGCCATTGACCGCCCGCTTTTGGTCGAAGTCGGCTATGGTCAGGCCGGTCGCCCGACCTGTAACCTCGTCCCCGCCCCGGCGATGTATGCTTCGGACAACGAGGAATGCTTTGTTCAGGATCTCGACGGTGCCAAGGCCCTACTCGAAGAAGCCGGCTGGACCGATACCGATGGCGACGGCATCCGCGACAAGGACGGCATGAAGCTGTCGATCCTGTACCAATCGTCGACCAATGCCGTGCGTCAGGATTTCCAGGCGCTGATCAAGGATTGGTGGAACCAGATCGGTGTTGAGACCGAACTGCGCAACGTCGATTCCTCGGTGTTTTTTGGTGGTGACGCTGGTTCGCCCGACACCTTCCAAAAGTTCTATGCCGACGTCGAAATGTACGCCAACAACTTTGACGGCACCGACCCGCAATCCTATCTTTCGATGTATCGCTGCGGCAATGAGCCCAAGCCGTCATCGCAGTGGCAGGGCGAAAACATCAACCGGTTCTGCAACGAAGAGTATGACGCCCTGCTCGACGAACTGGCCATGACCGGTGAGTTGGGCAAGCGCGGCGACATCGCCAAGAAGCTGAACGAGATCATCACCAAAGAAACGATGACCATCGTACCGCTGGTGGATCGTGGTCGTGTATCGGCACATTCCAACACTCTGGGTGGCGTTGCGCTGAACACCTGGGACAGCGAACTGTGGAACGTCGCGGACTGGCACCGCATCAAGTAACGCTCAAAAATGCAGCGCGGCGGGCTTTGTGCCCGCCGCGTGAGCTTTTTGATAGGGGAATCCCACAATTTCCGCGATACTGGCAAGACTTCGGGATGGGAAACCAATTCTGTCCAGTTCACTTGCCCATCTTGTGTCCGGAGGTTCCTTGCCCCTAATTCGCACCCATTCCATCAGACTTATGACCCGAGGCGCCGAATGCTGACTTTCGCCATCCGACGAATTGTGCTGTCGATCCCGACGCTTCTGTTCATCAGTTTTGCCATTTTCATGCTGCTGCAACTCGCCCCCGGCGATCCGATGGCACAGGTTCCGCTGACCGTGCCGCCCGAGGTCAAACAAAAGATGCGCGAAGCGCTGGGTTTGGGCGAACCGCCACTGGTGCAATATTGGAAATGGATCGTCCAGATGTTCTGGGTCGAACCGCAGGTACTGTGGGACCACATGTTTGGCACCACATTCTCCGAGGGCAAACTGCGCGTCATCAGCTGGCAGACCCGCAGCCCGGTGATGGATATCGTGCTCCAGCGGATTCCGCAGACACTTTGGGTGGTCGGCTTGTCTTATGTCGTTGGGGTGTTGATCGCTATTCCGATTGGGATCTATTCCGCCTACCGACAATATTCACTGTTCGATCAGGCCGGCACCTTTGTCACCATGGTTGGGTTCTCGATCCCGCCCTTCTTTACCGGGCCGCTGCTGATCGTCATCTTCTCGGTGCACCTTGGCTGGTTCCCGTCGATCTATGACACCACACATGTGGTTCGCGACTGGGGCAGCTTTAAGATCCAGTTTCAGCAGATGATCATGCCGGTGATGGTTCTGGCGTTGCAGACCACGGCGCAACTGTCACGCTATATGCGGGCCTCGATGCTGGACAATCTCAATCAGGATTACGTCCGCACCGCCCGCGCCAAGGGTCTGTCCGAGGCGGTTGTCGTCATGGTTCACGTGCTGCGAAATTCGATGATCCCGGTGATCACAGTCATTGCGCTGGGAATTCCGGCGATCTTTGGCGGCGCGATCATCACCGAGAATGTGTTCAAGGTGAACGGCATCGGCCAGTTGCTGATCACCGCGCTGTTTGCCAATGACCTGCCAATGGTGATGACGCTCACCTTTATCTTTGCCATCCTCATCGTGGTGTTCAACCTGATTGCTGACATCCTCTACGGTGTGTTCGACCCAAGGATTCGCTATGACTGAGGCCTCTCCCATCGCCGCACTTCAGGACAAGGAACCGTCCACGCCGCCGCGCTCGCAATGGGCCGATGTCTGGTCGCAGTTTTCCAAACACAAAGGTGCCATGATGGGCGCCAGCTTTGTGTTGCTGATCACGCTGGCCGTGTTGCTGGGCCCGTGGATCTGGACTGTAGATCCGCAAAAGCTCGACATTCGGGGCAAGGACATGCGCCCGCTCTATACCGCGATTTGGGATGGGTCGGCCAAGATACGCTGGAGCAATCCACTCGGAACCGACAATCTAGGCCGCGACGCATTGGCCAATCTGATCGCCGGCGGGCGTGCGTCAATGGCGGTGGGCTGGGCCGCGATGGTGCTATCACTCTTGATCGGGGCGGCAATTGGCGTGATTTCGGGCTATTTCAAACGACTTGATGGCCCGTTGATGCGGCTCACCGACCTGTTTCTGTCGCTGCCGATCCTGCCACTGCTGCTGGTGGCAGTGACCCTGTTCCGCCAACCGCTGCGGGCGAATTTCGGGCCCGAGGGCGGCATGTTCATCCTGATCGTCACAATCATCGGCATCACCTCGTGGATGCCCACCGCCCGCATTGTACGCGGCGATATTCTGGCGCTGAAAGAACGTGAATTCATTCTTGCCGCGCGCTCTATCGGCACCACCCCGTTCAAGATCATCTTGCGCCACCTGCTGCCCAACGTGCTGTCGCCAATCATGGTTTCGGCCACGCTGGGCCTTGCCACTGCGATCATCACCGAATCGGCGCTGTCATTTCTGGGTGTCGGCTTTCCGTCCGATTTCCCGACATGGGGCAAGATGCTGGCCGATGCTGTACCCCGCATGGCCGAATTCCCCGAGCGGGTGATGCTGCCGGGAATCATGATATCGCTGACCGTGTTGGGGGTGAACTACCTTGGCGATGGATTGCGCGACGCGCTCGATCCCCGGAGTCGCGGGCGCTAGTCCACCAGCATAGCAAAAAGTCTGAACGCCTGTCTTGCTCGGGTCTGCAATGACACCATTGCCTGTAAATTGGGCATTCAGGGTCGATTTACTGCGTCTGGTGTCCAGGCGGGAACTTTGTCCTGTTGCCTTGCGTGGGTACCGCCGGAACAAAAACTTGCCATCGCGGCGGATCGCCTACATCAGGGACAAAATTCCTGAACTAGGGGACACGAGATGTTCGAGTCGTTTGGCTTTGAAACCCTGACCGCGCCGCAGGCGGCGGTTATTTTGGCGCTGATACTGGGCGCGGCCTTTGGCGTTCTGGCCGAACGGACCAAGTTCTGCTTTCGCCGCGGACTGGTCGGGGATGACAATCGGCAGGCGATGGGCGTCTGGATGACTGCGCTGGCGGTTGCGATTCTGGGCACTCAGCTGGCCGTGGCCCAAGGGCTGATCAGCTTTGACGATCACCGCTTTATGGCAGCCGACCTGCCGGTGCTGGCAATCGTGGTGGGTGGCCTGCTGTTTGGCGCAGGCATGGTGCTGACGCGCGGCTGCGTATCGCGCCTGACGGTACTGACAGCGGGCGGAAATCTGCGGGGTCTGTTTGTCCTGCTGATATTCGCAATCACCGCCCATGCCACGCTCAAAGGTATCCTCGCGCCGCTGCGCACCACGCTTGGCGCCGTCACTCTGCAACTCGGCGAACAGGTGAGCCTGGCCGCCCTGCCCGGCGGCGCGCTAACCTGGGCGTTGCTTCTGGCCGCCCTTGCTTTGATGATTGCACTGCGCTCGGGCAACCGGCCGGGGCAGCTTTTGCTGGCTGCACTGCTGGGTACGCTGGTGCCGCTGGCCTGGGTCGGCACGGGCTTTGTGCTGTTCGACGATTTTGACCCGGTCGCGATTGAAAGCCTGTCTTTCACCTCGCCCTATGCCGACACGCTGTTCTGGACCATCGCCTCGACCTCGATCCCCGCGGGATTTGGCGTTGGGCTGATCGGTGGCACGCTGATCGGGGCGCTGGTGGCATCGCTGCTGTTCGGCACTTTTCGCTGGCAAAGCTTTTCGTCGCCGCGCGAAACCGGGCGCTATGCCACCGGCGCGGTGATGATGGGGATGGGCGGTGTACTGGCCGGGGGTTGCACCGTCGGCGCGGGCTTGTCCGGCATCCCCACGCTGTCGGTCGCGGCGCTGCTGGCACTGGCTGCCATCGCCGCCGGGGCGCTAAGCGCGAACTGGGGGCTGGGCCTTACTTCTCGATCTCGTGGCGAATCCGGTGCAGCAGGTAAAAGACAATCCCAACAACCGGCAGCGTGACCAGCGCGGTAAGCAGCCCCTTGGACATCCCCATCAGCGCCGCCACCGGATACAGCAGATACCCCACCAGTGAGACCGCGTAATAGCTGATCGCGACCACTGACAGCCCTTCGACCGTCTTTTGCAAACGCAATTGCATGTCGGCGCGCTGATCCATGCTGACCAGCAATTGCTGGTTCTGCGCCGAGCGTTCAACCTCGACCCGTGTGCGCAGTAGATCGCCTGCGCGCATCGCCCGGTTGGCCATGCTCTCAAGTCGGCGCTCGGACGATTTTACCGTGCGCATCGCCGGATCATAGCGGCGCATCATGAATTCGGCAAAGGTCTGCCGCCCGTGCCAGCGCGTCTCGCGCAGGACGGAAATACGCTGCCCGACGATAGCCTCGTAGGCACCGGTCGCCCCCAAACGGAACGCGGATTGCGCCGACAGCGCCTCAAGCTCGGCCGAG is part of the Puniceibacterium sp. IMCC21224 genome and harbors:
- a CDS encoding ABC transporter permease — encoded protein: MTEASPIAALQDKEPSTPPRSQWADVWSQFSKHKGAMMGASFVLLITLAVLLGPWIWTVDPQKLDIRGKDMRPLYTAIWDGSAKIRWSNPLGTDNLGRDALANLIAGGRASMAVGWAAMVLSLLIGAAIGVISGYFKRLDGPLMRLTDLFLSLPILPLLLVAVTLFRQPLRANFGPEGGMFILIVTIIGITSWMPTARIVRGDILALKEREFILAARSIGTTPFKIILRHLLPNVLSPIMVSATLGLATAIITESALSFLGVGFPSDFPTWGKMLADAVPRMAEFPERVMLPGIMISLTVLGVNYLGDGLRDALDPRSRGR
- a CDS encoding YeeE/YedE family protein, whose translation is MFESFGFETLTAPQAAVILALILGAAFGVLAERTKFCFRRGLVGDDNRQAMGVWMTALAVAILGTQLAVAQGLISFDDHRFMAADLPVLAIVVGGLLFGAGMVLTRGCVSRLTVLTAGGNLRGLFVLLIFAITAHATLKGILAPLRTTLGAVTLQLGEQVSLAALPGGALTWALLLAALALMIALRSGNRPGQLLLAALLGTLVPLAWVGTGFVLFDDFDPVAIESLSFTSPYADTLFWTIASTSIPAGFGVGLIGGTLIGALVASLLFGTFRWQSFSSPRETGRYATGAVMMGMGGVLAGGCTVGAGLSGIPTLSVAALLALAAIAAGALSANWGLGLTSRSRGESGAAGKRQSQQPAA
- a CDS encoding ABC transporter permease; the protein is MLTFAIRRIVLSIPTLLFISFAIFMLLQLAPGDPMAQVPLTVPPEVKQKMREALGLGEPPLVQYWKWIVQMFWVEPQVLWDHMFGTTFSEGKLRVISWQTRSPVMDIVLQRIPQTLWVVGLSYVVGVLIAIPIGIYSAYRQYSLFDQAGTFVTMVGFSIPPFFTGPLLIVIFSVHLGWFPSIYDTTHVVRDWGSFKIQFQQMIMPVMVLALQTTAQLSRYMRASMLDNLNQDYVRTARAKGLSEAVVVMVHVLRNSMIPVITVIALGIPAIFGGAIITENVFKVNGIGQLLITALFANDLPMVMTLTFIFAILIVVFNLIADILYGVFDPRIRYD